In Bryobacteraceae bacterium, the following proteins share a genomic window:
- a CDS encoding glycosyltransferase translates to MPVPIAAWVLIGAALLLALLSLRGDRERALYASRRLNERLDDSACPPATVIVPVKGNDDHLAANLASLAALDYPDYELIVAARDAADIPPRVLPERARVVIAGPGDARTGEKINNLLAAVEAVRPESRIFAFADSDNTVTPEWLRALAAPLAEPGVGLATGYRWHTPAEPRLWPLLRSVWNSVIAGGFHGGANTFAWGGAMAITRENFARCDVPGHWRGAISDDFQISRAVQAARLAIAWAPGATVADRSSTTGGVFFSWIERQMIITRVYRRRLWSIAIVAHVVYCGAMAAAAVWAPLLLLVQIALGMVKGANRAAIARACLPAEEPFFARWGWIYTWLVPAATWIWLYSLVAAARTNIIEWRGVRYRLERDGRQVERDGRQVERVGGGGV, encoded by the coding sequence TTGCCTGTTCCGATCGCCGCCTGGGTGCTCATCGGCGCGGCCCTGCTGCTCGCGCTGCTCTCCCTGCGTGGGGACCGTGAGCGCGCCCTCTACGCCTCTCGCCGCCTCAACGAACGCCTCGACGATTCCGCGTGCCCGCCGGCCACGGTGATCGTGCCGGTGAAAGGCAACGACGATCACCTCGCCGCGAACCTCGCCTCGCTCGCCGCGCTCGACTACCCGGACTACGAACTGATCGTCGCCGCGCGCGACGCCGCCGATATCCCGCCCCGCGTGCTGCCGGAACGGGCTCGCGTCGTCATCGCGGGCCCGGGCGATGCCCGGACCGGCGAGAAGATCAATAACCTCTTGGCGGCCGTGGAGGCGGTGCGGCCCGAATCGCGGATCTTCGCCTTTGCCGATTCCGACAACACCGTCACGCCGGAGTGGCTCCGCGCGCTGGCTGCGCCGCTCGCCGAACCCGGAGTCGGGCTCGCCACGGGTTACCGTTGGCACACGCCTGCCGAACCGCGACTGTGGCCCTTGCTGCGATCCGTGTGGAACAGCGTGATCGCGGGCGGCTTCCACGGCGGCGCGAACACCTTCGCCTGGGGTGGGGCCATGGCGATCACTCGCGAGAACTTCGCCCGCTGCGATGTCCCCGGCCACTGGCGGGGCGCAATCTCCGACGATTTCCAGATCTCCCGCGCCGTGCAGGCGGCCCGCCTCGCCATCGCCTGGGCGCCCGGCGCGACCGTAGCCGACCGTTCGTCCACCACCGGCGGCGTGTTCTTCTCCTGGATCGAGCGCCAGATGATTATCACCCGCGTCTATCGCCGGCGGCTCTGGTCCATCGCCATCGTCGCGCATGTCGTCTATTGCGGAGCTATGGCCGCCGCCGCCGTGTGGGCGCCGCTGCTGCTGCTCGTGCAGATCGCGCTCGGCATGGTGAAGGGAGCCAATCGCGCCGCGATCGCGCGTGCGTGCCTGCCCGCCGAAGAGCCTTTCTTCGCGCGCTGGGGCTGGATCTACACCTGGCTGGTTCCGGCCGCTACCTGGATCTGGCTCTACTCGCTGGTTGCGGCCGCCCGGACCAACATCATCGAGTGGCGCGGCGTTCGCTACCGGTTGGAGCGCGACGGCCGGCAAGTGGAGCGCGACGGCCGGCAAGTGGAGCGCGTCGGCGGTGGCGGTGTTTAA
- a CDS encoding tetratricopeptide repeat protein, producing MPTVSIRQSGRGKAKVAFDGADEREVRVADPFKGDKAAEVELEWYFEQRLKEPYLGDVRANAAAASIREYGESLFEQVFRKDPDVYADYKRHQTGVLSIEVTGDFDFHRLHWETLWDPSHAQPLACQAVLVRHHAGAPGRAVTTPVAPMLRVLLLVSRPHKNDVGYRTISRPLVDAVHQAGLPVAIEIVRPGSWNALTDHLNGKPQGYYHVLHLDAHGNVLPTAQLEALEKKGEIHLLAAPAAVPGGESAVLWLDGPEEDKPEAVSAQRLADLLTTHQIPIAIVNACQSAKQKDTPEETSLAAHLARAGAHAVVAMAYSVTVTAAAAFVPRVYQSIFAGEPFHAAIRAGRRELWENKTRRGWFNLPVNLEDWMLPVVHQSRAARISLREMTADEQNAFFAAQGERFAAPAPLYGFHGRDLEILAIERRVLAAPDSNLLLVEGMGGAGKSTLLRHLAHWWQLTGFCRRVIYFGWDEQAWKLPAILQKIAEAVLPPAEFGKFTALGETAREQRVIAALRAERHLLILDNLESITGEHMAIRNTLTEPERGALRDWLAKLRGGRSVVLLGSRSKEAWLAKGTFGNNRIELAGLDPQSASAMADRILGDVVPARRAEIREDPAFQRLLKLLAGYPLALQVVLANLARQSPGEIVEALFAGAPGLDKAGDAQDKTASIVRCIEYSHGNLSPDAQALLACFAPFTGVVFAPMLPQYVERLRKQPALAGLPWERMEEVIREAEQWGLVRRGDGGFLELQPVFPYFLRTRADGGQRQAIEAAFRDYYEGVAGAIFLLQESKEAREKQLGLHLAEREYENLDTAIRLSLAARGSILEPYRVLSRYLDSRQDHARGLALGQSVLAEMELYPTELLRGRIGVEAAVVIDDIGKRLLLSKCLRDAEKAYLRALELHESNVVLPKEERGRLIAGVRHQLGVVALEERRWDEANDHYRRALAICLESNDRYSQAGIHHQLGRVAQEQRKWEEAEGHYRQALAFYEDFDDRYEQGDTHHQLGVVAQGQGKWEEAEGRYSEALAIFDQYQDRYPQARTYHQLGTVALMQRKWEEAERYYRQAVAIFVDFDDRHSQASTYHQLGMVAQVQRKWEEAEAYYRQALAIKVQFNDRYSQASTYGQLGLLAMAQERWPEAEEHLLQDLVISAEYKDNHSIAITLHNLARLRSRSQSPTILPAVARILNVPPGEAEKLLAQIAKAASA from the coding sequence ATGCCCACGGTCTCAATTCGCCAATCCGGGCGAGGCAAGGCGAAGGTCGCCTTCGACGGCGCCGATGAGCGCGAAGTGCGCGTCGCGGACCCGTTCAAGGGCGACAAAGCGGCCGAAGTCGAGCTCGAGTGGTATTTCGAGCAGCGCCTGAAGGAGCCTTATTTGGGCGACGTCCGCGCCAACGCCGCCGCGGCATCCATCCGGGAATACGGCGAGTCGCTTTTCGAACAGGTCTTCCGGAAAGACCCCGACGTCTACGCCGACTACAAGCGCCATCAGACCGGCGTGCTCTCCATTGAGGTCACCGGCGACTTCGACTTTCATCGCCTCCACTGGGAGACGCTGTGGGACCCGTCGCACGCGCAGCCGCTCGCCTGCCAGGCGGTGCTCGTCCGCCATCACGCCGGCGCGCCCGGCCGTGCCGTCACCACGCCCGTCGCCCCAATGCTCCGAGTGTTGCTGCTCGTCTCGCGGCCCCACAAGAACGACGTCGGGTACCGGACGATCTCGCGCCCGCTCGTAGATGCCGTACATCAAGCCGGGCTGCCGGTAGCGATTGAGATCGTGCGGCCGGGGTCCTGGAATGCGCTCACCGATCACCTCAACGGCAAGCCGCAGGGCTACTATCACGTCCTCCACCTGGACGCGCACGGCAACGTGCTGCCCACCGCCCAACTCGAGGCCCTCGAAAAGAAGGGCGAGATCCACCTCCTCGCCGCGCCCGCCGCTGTGCCCGGCGGCGAATCTGCTGTCCTGTGGCTCGACGGCCCCGAAGAGGATAAGCCCGAAGCCGTCTCCGCGCAGCGCCTCGCGGACCTGCTGACCACGCACCAGATCCCCATCGCCATCGTCAACGCCTGCCAATCGGCCAAGCAGAAGGACACGCCGGAGGAGACCAGCCTCGCCGCGCACCTCGCCCGCGCCGGCGCCCACGCCGTGGTGGCGATGGCCTACTCGGTGACCGTCACCGCTGCTGCGGCGTTCGTCCCGCGGGTCTACCAATCCATCTTCGCGGGCGAGCCGTTCCACGCCGCCATCCGCGCGGGCCGCCGCGAGTTGTGGGAGAACAAGACCCGCCGCGGCTGGTTCAACCTGCCGGTGAACCTCGAGGATTGGATGCTGCCGGTGGTCCACCAGTCCCGCGCCGCCCGCATCTCCCTCCGCGAGATGACCGCCGACGAGCAGAACGCCTTCTTCGCCGCGCAAGGCGAGCGCTTCGCCGCCCCCGCTCCGCTCTACGGCTTCCACGGCCGCGACCTCGAGATCCTCGCCATCGAGCGCCGCGTGCTCGCCGCGCCGGATTCGAACCTGCTGCTGGTGGAGGGCATGGGCGGCGCGGGCAAGTCCACGCTGCTGCGGCACCTTGCTCACTGGTGGCAGTTGACCGGCTTTTGCCGTCGCGTGATCTACTTCGGCTGGGACGAGCAGGCGTGGAAGCTGCCGGCGATTCTCCAGAAGATCGCCGAGGCAGTGCTCCCGCCCGCGGAGTTCGGTAAATTCACCGCGCTGGGCGAAACCGCCCGCGAGCAGCGTGTGATCGCCGCGCTGCGGGCCGAACGCCACCTCCTGATCCTCGACAATCTGGAATCGATCACCGGCGAGCATATGGCCATCCGGAACACGCTCACCGAGCCGGAGCGCGGGGCGCTGCGCGATTGGCTCGCGAAGCTCCGCGGCGGGCGGAGCGTGGTGCTGCTCGGGTCCCGCAGCAAGGAGGCGTGGCTTGCGAAGGGGACGTTCGGGAACAACCGGATCGAACTCGCCGGGCTCGACCCGCAATCGGCTTCGGCCATGGCGGACCGCATCCTCGGCGACGTGGTCCCCGCGCGGCGCGCCGAGATCCGCGAGGACCCGGCCTTCCAGCGGCTGCTGAAGCTGCTCGCCGGGTATCCGCTCGCCTTGCAGGTGGTGCTCGCGAACCTCGCGCGGCAGTCGCCGGGGGAGATTGTGGAGGCGTTGTTCGCGGGCGCGCCGGGGCTGGACAAGGCGGGCGATGCGCAGGATAAGACGGCGAGCATCGTGCGGTGCATCGAGTATTCGCATGGGAATCTGTCGCCGGACGCGCAGGCGCTGCTTGCGTGCTTCGCTCCGTTCACCGGGGTGGTGTTTGCGCCGATGCTGCCGCAGTACGTTGAGCGGTTGCGGAAGCAGCCGGCGCTCGCCGGGCTGCCGTGGGAGAGGATGGAGGAGGTGATCCGCGAGGCGGAGCAGTGGGGGTTGGTGCGGCGCGGGGATGGTGGGTTCCTGGAACTGCAGCCGGTGTTTCCGTACTTCCTGCGGACTCGAGCGGATGGGGGGCAGCGGCAGGCGATTGAGGCGGCGTTTCGGGATTACTACGAGGGTGTCGCGGGGGCGATCTTCCTGTTGCAGGAGTCGAAGGAGGCGCGGGAGAAGCAGCTCGGGCTCCATCTTGCCGAACGCGAGTACGAGAACCTCGATACGGCCATCCGGCTCAGCCTCGCCGCGCGCGGGTCGATCCTAGAGCCGTATCGGGTGCTGTCTCGTTACCTCGATTCCCGGCAGGACCACGCCCGCGGCCTCGCGCTGGGGCAGTCTGTACTTGCGGAAATGGAGCTCTACCCAACCGAGTTGCTGCGCGGCCGGATCGGAGTCGAAGCGGCTGTCGTCATAGATGATATTGGGAAACGGCTCCTACTGAGCAAATGTCTTCGGGACGCCGAGAAGGCCTACCTCCGTGCTCTGGAACTGCACGAGTCGAATGTTGTTTTGCCCAAGGAAGAGCGGGGTAGGCTGATTGCAGGCGTCAGGCACCAACTTGGCGTGGTCGCGCTAGAGGAGCGTAGATGGGATGAGGCGAACGATCACTACCGGAGGGCGCTAGCCATCTGTCTCGAGTCCAACGACCGCTACTCTCAGGCCGGTATCCACCACCAACTCGGCAGGGTCGCGCAGGAGCAGCGCAAATGGGAGGAGGCGGAAGGGCACTACCGCCAGGCCCTCGCGTTCTACGAAGACTTTGACGACCGCTACGAGCAGGGTGACACCCATCACCAGCTCGGCGTCGTCGCGCAGGGACAGGGTAAGTGGGAGGAGGCGGAGGGGCGCTACAGTGAGGCCCTCGCCATCTTCGATCAGTATCAAGACAGATACCCCCAGGCTCGCACCTACCATCAACTCGGCACCGTCGCGCTGATGCAGCGTAAGTGGGAGGAGGCGGAGAGGTATTATCGGCAGGCAGTCGCCATCTTTGTCGACTTCGACGATCGCCACTCACAAGCCAGCACCTACCACCAACTCGGCATGGTCGCACAGGTGCAGCGGAAATGGGAGGAGGCGGAGGCGTACTACCGCCAGGCCCTCGCCATCAAAGTCCAGTTCAACGACCGCTACTCACAAGCCAGCACCTACGGCCAACTCGGCCTCCTCGCGATGGCTCAGGAACGCTGGCCCGAAGCGGAGGAGCACCTCCTCCAAGACCTGGTGATCTCAGCCGAGTACAAGGACAACCACAGCATCGCGATCACCCTCCACAACCTCGCCCGGCTCCGCAGCCGATCCCAATCCCCGACGATCCTCCCCGCCGTCGCCCGCATCCTCAACGTTCCGCCCGGCGAAGCCGAGAAGCTCCTCGCCCAAATCGCCAAAGCCGCCTCGGCCTGA
- a CDS encoding UPF0175 family protein: MQITLDLPEDIAQGLEAKWKDLPRAALESLGLEAYRSQAITSAQLRRLLGFETQNNVETLRVLRAGNKIAR, from the coding sequence ATGCAGATCACACTCGACCTGCCGGAAGACATCGCCCAAGGGCTCGAAGCCAAGTGGAAGGACCTTCCGCGCGCCGCCCTCGAGAGCCTCGGCCTCGAAGCCTACCGTTCGCAGGCCATAACCTCCGCGCAATTGCGCCGCCTCCTCGGCTTCGAAACCCAAAACAACGTCGAGACCCTCCGCGTGCTTCGAGCCGGGAACAAGATCGCGCGGTGA
- a CDS encoding PhnD/SsuA/transferrin family substrate-binding protein, whose product MSQRTLILGAVAYDPKVVTIWDGFQEYFAERGLPFDYVLYTNYERQVGAHLAGHIDVAWNSPLAWLETERLAARAGRRAEAIAMRDSDRDLTSTILVSAGGPIRTIADLRGRRVAAGAADSPQATLIPLQVIAEHGLGPGRDFEVLLFDLLPGKHGDHIGGERDAARALVKGEADAACILDANYSLFVQEGTLPAGAVRSIAQTPVFDHCNFTVLDDGPKEELARFRELLLGMSYADPQVRRLLDLEGLKQWLPGRTEGYALLATAADRDGYLEKAIAGIAP is encoded by the coding sequence ATGAGTCAACGTACACTCATCCTCGGCGCCGTCGCCTACGATCCCAAAGTGGTCACAATTTGGGACGGCTTTCAGGAATACTTCGCCGAACGCGGCCTCCCGTTCGACTACGTCCTCTACACGAACTACGAGCGCCAGGTGGGCGCGCACCTGGCCGGGCATATCGACGTTGCCTGGAACTCGCCGCTGGCGTGGCTCGAAACGGAACGGCTGGCCGCGCGGGCGGGGCGGCGCGCGGAGGCGATCGCCATGCGGGACTCGGACCGGGATCTTACGTCGACCATTCTGGTGAGCGCCGGCGGGCCGATCCGAACTATCGCCGATCTTCGCGGCCGGCGAGTGGCCGCGGGCGCCGCCGATTCGCCGCAAGCGACGCTGATCCCGCTCCAGGTGATCGCGGAGCACGGCCTCGGGCCGGGGCGCGATTTTGAAGTGCTCCTGTTCGATCTGCTGCCGGGCAAGCATGGCGACCATATCGGCGGCGAACGCGACGCGGCGCGGGCGCTGGTGAAAGGCGAGGCCGACGCGGCGTGCATCCTGGACGCCAACTATTCGCTGTTCGTGCAGGAGGGTACGCTGCCCGCCGGCGCCGTCCGCTCCATCGCGCAAACACCGGTATTCGATCACTGCAATTTCACCGTGCTCGACGACGGGCCGAAGGAAGAACTCGCGCGGTTCCGAGAGCTGCTTCTCGGCATGTCGTACGCCGATCCACAAGTGCGGCGGCTGCTGGATCTCGAAGGGCTGAAGCAGTGGCTGCCGGGGCGAACGGAGGGTTACGCGCTGCTGGCCACCGCCGCCGACCGCGACGGATATCTCGAAAAAGCGATTGCCGGAATCGCCCCGTGA
- a CDS encoding acyl-CoA dehydrogenase — translation MYTAHPHEDTLERICSGTIAASAGEVDRTGAFPKQSIAALADSGLLGAISATEAGGLGLGLAGAARVVRRIAQECGSTAMVATMHYCGTAVLEAHAPIEVRKAAAAGRHLSTLAFSEAGSRSHFWAPESTAQERNGDVVLTARKSWVTSASHATGYVWSSRPISAEAPSTLWLVPADAAGLSIKGPFEGLGLRGNDSSPVDAAGVRVSPGAMLGADGQGFDIMMGIVLPVFSVLNAACSIGLMAGALGRTAEHTAATRHSDSGAALRDLPTIRNYVARMRVKTTMADALLDDTIAAIGASRPDMMLRVLEAKAAAGESATEVLDLAMRVCGGAAFRKEVGVERFFRDGRAAGVMAPTTDVLYDFIGKAVCGLPLF, via the coding sequence ATGTACACCGCACACCCACACGAAGACACGCTTGAACGAATTTGTTCCGGAACCATCGCCGCCTCGGCGGGCGAAGTGGACCGCACCGGAGCCTTTCCGAAACAATCGATCGCCGCGCTGGCCGACTCGGGCCTGCTCGGCGCCATCAGCGCCACCGAGGCCGGCGGACTCGGGCTTGGCCTCGCCGGGGCCGCGCGCGTAGTTCGGCGGATCGCGCAGGAGTGCGGATCCACGGCGATGGTGGCAACGATGCACTATTGCGGCACGGCCGTTCTCGAGGCGCACGCACCGATCGAGGTAAGGAAGGCGGCGGCGGCCGGCCGGCACCTTAGCACGCTGGCGTTCAGCGAAGCGGGGTCGCGCAGCCATTTCTGGGCGCCGGAAAGCACGGCCCAGGAGCGGAACGGCGATGTGGTGCTGACGGCCCGCAAGAGTTGGGTGACTTCGGCGTCGCACGCCACCGGCTACGTATGGTCATCGCGGCCGATCTCGGCGGAAGCTCCGAGCACGCTGTGGCTCGTGCCGGCGGATGCGGCGGGGCTCAGTATCAAAGGCCCGTTCGAAGGGCTGGGCCTGCGGGGCAACGATTCTTCCCCGGTCGACGCCGCGGGCGTCCGTGTTTCGCCCGGGGCGATGCTCGGCGCAGACGGGCAAGGTTTCGACATCATGATGGGGATCGTCCTGCCGGTGTTCTCCGTGCTCAATGCTGCCTGCAGTATCGGGCTGATGGCGGGCGCGCTTGGCCGCACGGCCGAACACACTGCCGCCACGCGCCACAGCGACAGCGGCGCCGCATTGCGCGATCTGCCGACCATCCGGAACTATGTCGCGCGCATGCGGGTGAAGACCACGATGGCGGACGCGCTGCTTGACGATACGATCGCCGCCATCGGCGCCAGCCGTCCGGACATGATGCTGCGGGTACTCGAAGCCAAGGCCGCGGCCGGAGAATCGGCAACCGAAGTTCTCGACCTCGCGATGCGCGTGTGCGGCGGCGCGGCGTTCCGGAAGGAGGTGGGCGTGGAGCGGTTCTTCCGCGATGGGCGAGCCGCGGGCGTGATGGCGCCCACCACCGACGTGCTGTACGACTTTATCGGCAAGGCCGTTTGCGGCTTGCCGCTGTTCTAG
- a CDS encoding TonB-dependent receptor: protein MNLGRILLTALLSIPLLAQTSAPTGALRGIVLDPSGAAVPNARIAARNEDTGASRTASAADTGQFRIEHLTAGSYRLSVEAPGFATAESAPLTISIGQVAQQRVVLQPAGVADRLDVVETPDAVDTAAATASAALGGERIEEAPARSRNYLNFVLSAPGVAQSAGAGSQRTMTGVRAPLGDSGFTFAGMRPRNNAILIDGTDNRDETTGGNRVAIGLEMVQEFRVAGASVGAEFGGAAGGLLNMVTRSGVNLWHGDFTFFAQNDALNARKPGVAATANPRFRRYQPGVSLLGPIHRDRTFFAMAIEHERESAGEWSDVPAAALDTINRALATPAFARAATPAAFRGLYDTSTKGTEFSGKLNHQWNTRDTVSARYAWSRGRVRGEVQGPLNFADRTAQGSSLTVDHSLVGNWLRVASPTVVNELRIQVAGRAMELSPNAPGAMLEIPGVATLGEFYRLNGDRDEKHFQIVENLNVVAGRHRLALGADAHTVRFDAALRTRYAGVFLFPDLAAFAQGAPDVFVQAFGDPATRMRTTPVGLWLQDRWEPHSGWHVEFGLRFDRQTMPAGMPSSSNNFAPRIGLAWRPLAARGLVLRAGAGFYFDRYPLAFLNDALQKDGTRGFEQYAAGADAIRAFQLARAGTLIAPLPGLAPAAWRASSVFPSTYSRKVTFGAEQALGKDTTLSVEGAYIRGFRLPRVRNAAAALPPAYLLEQTARSSYTGASVTLNRRLSNDLAYLVTYSTGRTHDDASDFDEHPLDPLDIRRDWALSRQHQGHRIAASGLFEPIENITVAPILLWASGRPINALLTTDAFRTGAFPVSARPAGLARNPYRTQPAFSLDLRVMKTIPLWDERALLQFGVESFNLTNRTRVERLSPYFANAAGRLSNYGTPLESAPARQVQLLVQLEY from the coding sequence GTGAACCTCGGCCGCATCCTCCTCACCGCGCTCCTCTCCATCCCCCTCCTCGCCCAAACCTCCGCCCCCACCGGAGCGCTCCGCGGCATCGTCCTCGACCCCTCCGGCGCCGCCGTCCCCAACGCCCGCATCGCCGCCCGCAACGAAGACACCGGCGCATCCCGCACCGCCTCAGCCGCCGATACCGGCCAGTTCCGCATCGAGCACCTCACCGCCGGATCCTATCGACTCTCCGTGGAAGCGCCCGGCTTCGCCACCGCCGAGTCCGCGCCCTTAACCATCTCCATCGGCCAGGTCGCCCAGCAGCGCGTCGTCCTCCAACCGGCCGGCGTCGCGGACCGCCTCGATGTCGTCGAAACGCCCGACGCCGTTGACACTGCCGCCGCCACCGCCAGCGCCGCCCTCGGAGGCGAGCGCATCGAAGAAGCTCCCGCGCGCAGCCGCAACTACCTCAACTTCGTTCTCTCCGCGCCCGGCGTCGCGCAATCGGCCGGCGCCGGCTCCCAACGCACCATGACCGGTGTTCGCGCCCCGCTCGGCGACAGCGGCTTCACCTTCGCCGGCATGCGCCCCCGCAACAACGCCATCCTCATCGACGGCACGGACAATCGCGACGAAACCACCGGCGGCAACCGCGTCGCCATCGGACTCGAGATGGTGCAGGAGTTCCGCGTCGCCGGCGCGTCGGTCGGCGCCGAGTTCGGCGGCGCGGCGGGCGGTCTGCTCAACATGGTCACGCGCTCCGGCGTCAATCTCTGGCACGGCGACTTCACCTTCTTTGCCCAGAACGACGCACTCAACGCCCGCAAGCCCGGCGTCGCTGCCACCGCCAACCCGCGCTTCCGCCGCTATCAGCCCGGCGTTTCCCTGCTCGGCCCCATCCACCGGGACCGCACGTTCTTCGCCATGGCCATTGAGCATGAACGCGAATCGGCGGGCGAATGGTCCGACGTGCCCGCCGCCGCCCTCGACACCATCAATCGCGCCCTCGCCACTCCGGCCTTCGCGCGCGCCGCAACCCCCGCGGCATTCCGCGGCCTCTACGATACGTCCACGAAAGGCACTGAATTCTCAGGCAAGCTGAACCACCAATGGAACACGCGCGACACCGTCTCGGCCCGCTACGCCTGGTCCCGCGGGCGTGTACGCGGCGAGGTGCAAGGCCCGCTGAACTTCGCCGACCGAACGGCGCAAGGCAGCAGCCTCACCGTCGACCATTCGCTCGTCGGCAACTGGCTGCGCGTCGCCTCGCCCACCGTCGTGAACGAACTGCGCATCCAGGTGGCCGGCCGTGCCATGGAGCTTAGTCCCAACGCACCCGGCGCCATGCTCGAGATCCCCGGCGTCGCCACACTCGGCGAGTTCTACCGCCTCAATGGCGACCGTGATGAAAAGCACTTCCAGATCGTCGAGAACCTGAATGTCGTTGCCGGTCGCCATCGCCTCGCCCTCGGCGCCGACGCGCACACCGTCCGCTTCGACGCCGCTCTGCGCACCCGCTACGCCGGCGTCTTCCTATTCCCTGACCTCGCCGCTTTCGCCCAAGGCGCGCCAGACGTCTTCGTGCAGGCTTTCGGCGATCCCGCCACCCGCATGCGCACCACGCCGGTCGGCCTCTGGCTCCAGGATCGTTGGGAGCCGCACTCCGGCTGGCACGTCGAGTTCGGCCTCCGATTCGATCGCCAGACGATGCCGGCCGGCATGCCCTCGTCGTCGAACAACTTCGCCCCGCGAATCGGTCTCGCCTGGCGCCCCCTCGCCGCGCGCGGCCTCGTCCTCCGCGCCGGCGCCGGCTTCTATTTCGATCGCTACCCGCTGGCCTTCCTCAACGACGCGCTGCAGAAGGATGGAACCCGCGGCTTCGAACAATACGCAGCCGGCGCGGATGCGATCCGGGCATTCCAGCTCGCCCGCGCCGGCACGCTCATCGCCCCTCTACCCGGCCTCGCTCCCGCCGCCTGGCGCGCCTCTTCCGTCTTCCCCTCCACCTACTCCCGCAAAGTTACCTTCGGCGCCGAACAGGCGCTCGGCAAAGACACCACGCTCTCCGTGGAAGGCGCCTACATCCGCGGCTTCCGCCTGCCTCGCGTGCGCAACGCCGCCGCCGCTCTGCCGCCCGCCTACCTCCTCGAACAAACCGCCCGCTCCAGCTACACCGGCGCGTCGGTAACTTTAAACCGTCGCCTTTCGAACGATCTCGCCTACCTCGTCACTTACTCCACCGGCCGCACGCACGATGACGCCTCGGACTTCGACGAGCACCCGCTCGACCCCCTCGATATCCGGCGCGACTGGGCGCTCTCCCGCCAGCACCAGGGCCACCGCATCGCCGCCAGCGGCCTCTTCGAACCCATCGAGAACATCACCGTCGCGCCGATTCTGCTCTGGGCAAGCGGCCGCCCCATCAACGCCCTCCTCACCACGGACGCCTTCCGTACCGGCGCATTCCCGGTTTCGGCCCGGCCCGCCGGCCTCGCGCGCAACCCCTATCGCACGCAGCCCGCCTTCTCCCTGGATCTGCGCGTGATGAAGACCATCCCGCTATGGGACGAGCGTGCCCTGCTCCAGTTCGGCGTCGAAAGCTTCAACCTCACCAACCGTACCCGGGTGGAGCGCCTGAGTCCGTATTTCGCCAACGCCGCCGGCCGTCTCTCCAACTACGGAACTCCGCTCGAAAGCGCTCCCGCGCGCCAGGTTCAATTGCTCGTTCAACTGGAGTACTGA
- a CDS encoding serine hydrolase domain-containing protein, producing the protein MLIRRSILVFAAAALLAPLPALDKASVKPEAVGLSSARLRRITDAMKADVAAGHIPGALALIARRGKVAYFETEGLADRESKTPIRPDTIFRIYSMSKPITSVALMMLYEEGKFMLKEPVGRYLPELADLQVLEESPGGNRMVKPKRAPTVQDLLRHTAGMTYGAFSKSAADTMYGEVKPLEAATLDDFVARLARLPLLYQPGTRWHYSVAVDVQGALIQKLSGQPFEQFLEERIFEPLGMTDSGFQIAPGKQARFAAMYAPAKEGGLQLAPAAMSRGYLEPGVRFPSGGGGLTSTASDYLRFCQMMLNGGELDGVRLLSRKTVDLMSSNHIDGIAGREGSGYGFGLGFAVHTDPAASGLNGSKGEYNWGGLAGTKFWIDPAEKLIGIYMIQVLPPRVEPDPGNLFKQLVYQSIAD; encoded by the coding sequence ATGCTGATCCGCCGCTCGATCCTCGTATTTGCCGCCGCGGCTTTGCTTGCGCCGCTCCCCGCGCTCGACAAGGCTTCCGTCAAGCCGGAGGCCGTCGGACTGTCATCGGCGCGCCTGCGCCGCATCACGGACGCCATGAAGGCCGACGTCGCCGCCGGCCACATCCCGGGCGCGCTGGCTCTCATCGCGCGCCGCGGCAAGGTGGCTTACTTTGAAACCGAAGGCCTCGCCGATCGCGAATCGAAAACTCCCATCCGCCCCGACACCATCTTCCGCATTTACTCGATGAGCAAGCCCATCACGAGCGTCGCGCTCATGATGCTCTACGAAGAGGGTAAGTTCATGCTGAAGGAACCGGTGGGCAGGTATCTTCCCGAACTGGCCGATCTGCAGGTGCTCGAGGAGTCCCCCGGCGGCAACCGCATGGTGAAGCCGAAGCGGGCGCCCACCGTGCAGGATCTTCTGCGCCACACCGCCGGCATGACCTACGGCGCCTTCAGCAAGAGCGCCGCCGACACCATGTACGGCGAAGTCAAACCGCTCGAAGCAGCCACGCTGGACGATTTCGTCGCCCGTCTCGCCAGGCTCCCGCTGCTCTACCAGCCCGGCACGCGCTGGCACTACAGTGTCGCCGTCGACGTCCAGGGCGCGCTCATCCAAAAGCTTTCCGGCCAGCCGTTTGAGCAATTCCTCGAAGAGCGTATCTTCGAACCGCTCGGCATGACCGACAGCGGCTTCCAGATCGCGCCAGGAAAGCAAGCCAGGTTCGCGGCCATGTACGCGCCGGCCAAGGAAGGCGGGCTCCAACTGGCTCCCGCCGCAATGTCGCGCGGTTACTTGGAGCCTGGCGTCCGCTTCCCCTCCGGCGGCGGCGGACTTACTTCCACCGCGTCGGACTACCTGCGCTTCTGCCAGATGATGCTCAACGGCGGCGAACTCGACGGAGTCCGCCTTCTCAGCCGCAAGACCGTGGATCTGATGTCCTCCAATCACATTGATGGCATCGCCGGCCGCGAAGGCTCCGGCTACGGCTTCGGACTCGGCTTCGCCGTCCACACCGATCCCGCCGCCAGCGGACTCAACGGGTCCAAGGGCGAGTACAACTGGGGCGGCTTGGCTGGCACCAAGTTCTGGATTGACCCGGCTGAGAAGCTGATCGGTATCTACATGATCCAGGTGCTGCCGCCGCGCGTCGAGCCCGACCCCGGCAATCTGTTCAAGCAACTCGTCTACCAGAGCATCGCCGACTAA